The Oryzias melastigma strain HK-1 linkage group LG6, ASM292280v2, whole genome shotgun sequence genome includes a window with the following:
- the fezf1 gene encoding fez family zinc finger protein 1 translates to MDGSFCRPAGVLGSPLASGSQPAGSDILSKPLSFSIDRIMARTPEPRSIPLPTWYQPAPAGKPDASLHCMIPLVPLGYETGHRFSIPALEGGHFDACSLPASAEILGFGLSQQEDSSVSQTIGQYKLFRPRVVNQSSFSAMGTVCYLNCSGDGGACAHTAGLVNLHPMASYLLSARHKALMVEKSKASLQPERFSVSQHFKEMSQSHIQNYMKERDQMLTEKMFKGSAAAVRLSASCHNSKPKVFTCEVCGKVFNAHYNLTRHMPVHTGARPFVCKVCGKGFRQASTLCRHKIIHTQEKPHKCNQCGKAFNRSSTLNTHTRIHAGYKPFVCEFCGKGFHQKGNYKNHKLTHSGEKQFKCSICSKAFHQVYNLTFHMHTHNDKKPFTCPTCGKGFCRNFDLKKHVRKLHDPAGAQSPLES, encoded by the exons ATGGACGGTTCTTTCTGTCGCCCAGCGGGGGTCCTCGGTTCCCCCCTGGCTTCTGGGAGCCAGCCCGCGGGCTCAGACATCCTCAGCAAGCCTCTGTCTTTTTCCATCGACCGGATTATGGCCAGGACACCCGAACCCAGGTCGATTCCGCTTCCAACCTGGTACCAGCCCGCTCCCGCGGGAAAACCCGACGCCTCGCTCCACTGTATGATTCCACTGGTGCCGCTCGGATACGAAACGGGGCACCGGTTCAGCATCCCCGCTCTGGAGGGGGGGCACTTTGACGCCTGCTCTCTGCCGGCTTCTGCGGAGATTCTCGGGTTCGGACTGAGCCAGCAAGAGGACTCCTCAGTGAGCCAGACCATCGGCCAGTACAAACTCTTCCGACCCCGGGTCGTGAACCAGTCGTCCTTCTCCGCCATGGGGACGGTGTGCTACCTGAACTGCAGCGGGGACGGCGGCGCCTGCGCGCACACGGCCGGGCTGGTCAACCTGCACCCGATGGCGTCCTACCTGCTGAGCGCCCGCCACAAAGCCCTCATGGTGGAGAAGAGCAAAGCCAGCCTGCAGCCCGAGCGCTTCTCGGTGTCTCAGCACTTCAAGGAGATGTCGCAGAGCCACATCCAGAACTACATGAAGGAGCGGGACCAGATGCTCACGGAGAAAATGTTTAAGGGCTCCGCGGCGGCTGTGCGCCTCAGCGCCTCGTGCCACAACAGTAAACCCAAAGTGTTCACCTGCGAGGTCTGCGGGAAG GTGTTTAACGCGCATTACAATCTGACTCGCCACATGCCCGTGCACACAGGCGCGCGGCCTTTCGTCTGCAAAGTCTGCGGGAAAGGTTTCCGCCAGGCGAGCACGCTGTGCAGGCACAAGATCATCCACACTCAG gAAAAGCCTCACAAATGTAACCAGTGTGGAAAAGCCTTCAACCGGAGTTCCACCTTAAATACGCACACACGCATCCATGCGGGATACAAACCTTTTGTGTGTGAGTTTTGCGGGAAAGGATTCCATCAAAAAG GGAATTACAAGAATCACAAGTTGACCCACAGTGgggaaaaacagtttaaatgctCCATCTGCAGCAAGGCTTTCCATCAGGTCTACAACCTCACCTTCCACATGCACACGCACAACGACAAGAAGCCCTTTACCTGCCCCACCTGTGGCAAAGGTTTCTGCAGGAACTTTGATCTGAAGAAGCATGTCAGGAAGCTGCACGACCCCGCCGGCGCACAGTCGCCCCTGGAGTCTTAA